One region of Turicibacter bilis genomic DNA includes:
- the galU gene encoding UTP--glucose-1-phosphate uridylyltransferase GalU, which produces MRKPVRKAVIPAAGLGTRFLPATKAQPKEMLPIVDKPTIQYIVEEAVASGIEEILIVTSSMKRPIEDHFDKSYELEDTLEKKGKTDMLEMVQGISNLAQIHYVRQKEAKGLGHAILCAKTFIKDEPFVVLLGDDVVVNDENPATRQLVQAYNKIGCSIMGVQRVPHEEVSKYGIVRPSQSHTPTENGRMVKLTGMVEKPKVEDAPSDLAVMGRYVLTPEIFEMLENQEPGAGGEIQLTDAIDRLMDRQAVYAYDFEGQRYDVGDKFGFIKATIDFALNREDLGKQVRHYLLNDIAPRLKAELETEQEAIELVTEEEVSEEKTELSVE; this is translated from the coding sequence ATGCGTAAACCGGTGAGAAAGGCAGTTATTCCAGCAGCAGGATTAGGAACACGTTTTTTACCTGCAACAAAAGCACAACCAAAAGAAATGTTACCTATTGTTGATAAACCAACAATTCAATATATTGTCGAAGAAGCTGTAGCATCTGGAATTGAAGAAATTTTAATTGTTACAAGTTCAATGAAACGTCCGATTGAGGACCATTTTGATAAATCATATGAGCTGGAAGATACATTAGAGAAAAAAGGAAAAACGGATATGTTAGAAATGGTTCAAGGAATTTCTAACTTAGCTCAAATTCATTATGTGCGCCAAAAAGAAGCCAAAGGATTAGGGCATGCAATTTTATGCGCAAAAACATTTATTAAAGATGAACCGTTTGTCGTTTTATTAGGTGACGACGTTGTTGTTAATGATGAAAATCCAGCTACACGTCAATTAGTTCAAGCTTATAATAAAATTGGATGCTCAATTATGGGAGTTCAACGTGTACCCCATGAAGAGGTGTCGAAATATGGAATCGTCCGTCCATCTCAGTCTCATACACCAACCGAAAATGGTCGTATGGTGAAATTAACAGGTATGGTTGAGAAACCAAAGGTAGAAGACGCGCCATCTGATTTAGCGGTAATGGGACGTTATGTCTTAACACCAGAGATTTTTGAAATGTTAGAAAATCAAGAGCCTGGTGCTGGAGGAGAGATTCAATTAACAGATGCAATTGACCGTTTAATGGATCGTCAAGCTGTGTATGCTTATGACTTTGAAGGTCAACGTTATGATGTTGGGGATAAGTTTGGATTTATTAAAGCAACAATTGATTTTGCTTTGAATCGTGAAGATTTAGGAAAACAAGTTCGTCATTATTTATTAAATGATATTGCACCACGTTTAAAAGCAGAATTAGAAACAGAACAAGAAGCAATTGAGCTAGTGACTGAAGAAGAAGTTTCTGAAGAAAAAACAGAATTATCGGTGGAATAG
- a CDS encoding IS1182 family transposase, protein MLKKENIHQDYTTYSAGYQLSLTMDIQVYIAPHDPVRLLNQLLEGLDDKKLLSTYSDQGRNSVVPPVIMFKILVYAYMNRAFSSREIQRLCQRDIHFIWLLNGYPAPSHHTINRFRKHHLSDGVMEDLFDQWIERLHALDEIHFKNLFIDGTKIEANANRYSFVWLKSVTKNESKLHTKIEKLLQQINEMYLTTYQFNSNQPLDVLESCLMNLKQRVIEQSIEFVSGKGKRKTVLQRQVEALEDYIEKQNMYLTYQERIGEHRSSCSKTDVDATFMRMKDDHMKNGQLKPGYNVQIGVEAEYIVHVGIFSSANDVTTLIPFLTSMESRLSNTFERVIADAGYESEENYAYLKENHQKVFIKPLNYEASKTRKYKAQLGKRENMAYDELTDTYTCANGRVLKPIEVKSRESRTGYRKEVTIYECETCQDCPLRSKCTKAKEGNHKRIEVSKKMLSLRTESLENIQSEEGIILRKNRPIQVEGAFGVLKQDYGFRKFLTRGKVHVTVEMLLLCFGYNVQKLHNKIQNNRCGQQLHTQKVA, encoded by the coding sequence ATGCTAAAAAAAGAAAATATACATCAAGATTATACAACTTATTCAGCTGGATATCAACTCTCTTTAACGATGGATATTCAAGTTTATATTGCACCTCATGACCCTGTACGTTTGCTTAATCAATTATTGGAGGGATTAGATGATAAAAAATTATTAAGCACTTACTCTGATCAAGGGAGAAATTCTGTCGTACCACCGGTTATTATGTTTAAGATTTTAGTTTACGCGTATATGAATCGCGCTTTCTCTTCGCGAGAAATTCAGCGACTTTGTCAACGGGATATTCATTTTATCTGGTTGTTAAACGGTTATCCCGCGCCTAGCCATCATACGATTAATCGATTTAGAAAACATCATTTAAGCGATGGTGTCATGGAAGATTTATTTGATCAATGGATTGAGCGTCTTCACGCCTTAGATGAAATTCATTTTAAAAACCTATTTATTGATGGAACAAAAATTGAAGCGAATGCCAATCGTTATTCCTTTGTTTGGTTAAAATCAGTCACTAAAAATGAATCTAAACTTCATACAAAAATTGAAAAACTGCTTCAACAAATCAACGAAATGTATCTAACAACGTATCAGTTCAATTCGAATCAACCCTTAGATGTTTTAGAATCTTGTTTAATGAATTTGAAACAACGAGTGATTGAACAATCCATTGAATTTGTTTCTGGAAAAGGAAAGAGAAAAACCGTTCTCCAACGTCAAGTGGAAGCACTCGAGGATTATATTGAAAAACAGAACATGTATTTGACGTATCAAGAAAGGATTGGCGAGCATCGTTCAAGTTGTTCAAAAACGGATGTTGATGCCACTTTTATGAGAATGAAAGACGATCACATGAAAAATGGTCAATTAAAACCAGGATATAATGTCCAAATTGGCGTTGAAGCGGAGTATATTGTGCATGTTGGAATCTTTAGTTCGGCCAATGATGTCACGACTTTGATTCCCTTTCTGACATCCATGGAATCTCGATTATCTAACACATTTGAACGGGTGATCGCAGATGCAGGTTATGAAAGTGAAGAAAATTATGCTTATTTGAAGGAGAACCATCAAAAAGTTTTCATTAAGCCTCTCAACTATGAAGCCTCAAAAACAAGAAAATATAAAGCTCAACTGGGGAAACGAGAAAACATGGCATATGATGAACTCACAGATACCTATACGTGTGCCAATGGAAGAGTGTTAAAACCGATCGAAGTTAAAAGTCGAGAAAGTCGGACGGGATATCGAAAAGAAGTCACGATTTATGAATGTGAAACTTGCCAAGATTGTCCCTTGCGTTCCAAATGTACAAAAGCGAAAGAAGGAAACCATAAACGAATAGAAGTGTCTAAAAAAATGCTTTCGCTAAGAACAGAGTCACTTGAAAATATCCAAAGTGAAGAAGGGATTATTTTAAGAAAGAATCGCCCCATTCAAGTTGAAGGTGCTTTTGGCGTGTTAAAACAAGATTACGGCTTCAGAAAATTTTTAACCCGCGGAAAAGTTCATGTCACAGTAGAAATGTTGCTTCTATGTTTTGGATATAATGTACAAAAATTACATAACAAAATCCAAAACAATCGTTGCGGGCAACAACTCCATACACAAAAAGTGGCTTAA
- the folP gene encoding dihydropteroate synthase — protein sequence MWPSEKKTLIMGILNTTPDSFSDGGSYQHLDEIVARAKQMVADGADIIDVGGESTRPGSTIVELEEELARVIPVIKRLASEIDVPISVDTYKAEVARQAVEVGATIINDIGGAKFDPLMPEVMAQSGAYVILMHNRKPNLNETNCITTISGELTEYEDIVDTVKAELKECIDLVKVAGVPDDKIIIDPGIGFAKTVEGNIELMQRVSELHDLGYPILLGVSKKGSIGHLLGGLDVNNRTEGTMAATCFAVSQEVEIVRVHDVLENSRAAKVMQTLLNYV from the coding sequence ATGTGGCCAAGTGAAAAAAAGACATTAATTATGGGAATATTAAACACTACCCCAGATAGTTTCTCAGATGGAGGAAGTTATCAACATTTAGATGAGATTGTGGCTCGAGCTAAACAAATGGTAGCAGATGGGGCCGATATTATTGATGTCGGTGGTGAATCGACACGTCCGGGTTCAACTATTGTAGAACTTGAAGAAGAGTTAGCGCGTGTAATTCCTGTTATTAAACGATTAGCGAGTGAAATTGATGTGCCCATTTCAGTAGACACTTATAAAGCAGAAGTGGCAAGACAAGCGGTTGAAGTGGGAGCGACAATTATTAACGATATTGGTGGTGCTAAGTTTGATCCATTAATGCCAGAAGTTATGGCTCAAAGTGGTGCTTATGTTATTTTAATGCACAATCGTAAGCCGAATTTAAATGAAACAAATTGTATCACTACGATTAGTGGTGAATTAACAGAATATGAAGATATTGTTGATACAGTGAAAGCTGAGCTGAAAGAGTGTATTGATCTAGTGAAAGTAGCTGGAGTACCAGACGATAAAATTATTATTGATCCAGGAATTGGTTTTGCTAAAACTGTTGAGGGTAATATTGAATTAATGCAACGAGTTTCCGAATTACATGACCTAGGGTATCCAATTTTACTTGGTGTAAGTAAGAAAGGATCGATTGGACATTTACTTGGCGGGCTTGATGTTAACAATCGTACGGAAGGTACAATGGCAGCTACTTGCTTTGCTGTGAGTCAAGAAGTTGAAATTGTGCGTGTACATGATGTACTTGAAAATTCGCGGGCAGCAAAAGTGATGCAAACCCTTTTAAATTATGTATAA
- the folB gene encoding dihydroneopterin aldolase: MGKIMLNDMIFITRHGACPHEYEFDQKFKVDVWMTTDCVVKAGAVDALNLTINYADAYALVEDVMYGEHVDLLETLAYRIGNKLIETYLSVEKVTVEVRKMQPPIANFNGTAAVSLTVTR, translated from the coding sequence ATGGGAAAAATTATGTTGAATGATATGATTTTTATTACACGCCATGGGGCTTGTCCACATGAATATGAATTTGATCAAAAATTTAAAGTGGATGTATGGATGACAACAGATTGTGTCGTAAAAGCAGGAGCAGTTGATGCGTTAAATTTAACGATTAATTACGCAGATGCGTATGCTTTAGTTGAAGATGTGATGTATGGTGAACATGTTGATTTATTAGAAACGTTAGCTTATCGTATTGGAAATAAGTTAATTGAAACTTATCTATCAGTTGAGAAAGTAACAGTTGAGGTTCGTAAAATGCAACCACCCATCGCAAACTTTAACGGCACAGCTGCTGTTAGTTTAACAGTGACACGTTAG
- the folK gene encoding 2-amino-4-hydroxy-6-hydroxymethyldihydropteridine diphosphokinase, with protein sequence MNKAYLGLGSNMGDKKRYLYDAIQILNHHEQITITTLSSLYETAPWGYVDQDIFMNLVVEIETTLGPIELLDVCQQIENELGRVREFKWGPRVIDVDILIYNDEKIECERLIVPHPYMTERDFVMIPLAEICPQLVVKEKKVQDWAQNFNQEALKIISSK encoded by the coding sequence ATGAATAAAGCCTATTTAGGACTAGGTTCAAACATGGGAGATAAAAAGCGTTATTTGTATGATGCGATTCAAATACTAAATCATCACGAACAAATAACGATTACGACGTTATCATCTTTGTATGAAACAGCACCATGGGGATATGTTGACCAAGATATTTTTATGAATTTAGTTGTTGAAATTGAAACGACGTTAGGTCCAATTGAACTATTGGATGTTTGTCAACAGATTGAAAATGAGCTTGGACGTGTACGTGAGTTTAAGTGGGGACCTCGTGTGATCGATGTGGATATTTTAATTTATAATGATGAGAAAATTGAGTGTGAACGTTTAATCGTGCCACATCCATATATGACAGAACGTGATTTTGTGATGATTCCACTAGCAGAGATTTGTCCACAGTTAGTTGTTAAAGAAAAAAAGGTACAAGATTGGGCACAAAATTTTAATCAAGAAGCCTTAAAAATTATTTCATCAAAATAA
- a CDS encoding class I SAM-dependent methyltransferase yields MSLLSQKHFNRSAKRNVSMMENHELKILNMFIKYMAYYSDTELTAFTDWIENNTKFELYQDLKVLHIGTYLKEVWTHQLQVERFEIEIIDQSLLNVNVTKKKLMDTGINISIGQMEYTNLIYESYTFDRVFSKIAFQLQSAEQQIESLNEASRVLKPTGIHYILVNEQSLISSLYQLMNEFSNEFNIIDPYQKHQIDIDQQLKMLYEQIDVTEYEANHLIRDVKQCMSLFLSYEDENYINYIVKRHLGKQFNEFLEMKFKTQGPIILKRKFRLFKCKNKKNQLKQF; encoded by the coding sequence GTGTCTTTATTAAGTCAGAAGCATTTTAATAGGTCAGCTAAAAGAAATGTGAGTATGATGGAGAATCATGAATTGAAGATTTTAAATATGTTTATTAAATATATGGCGTACTATTCTGATACAGAACTTACTGCATTTACAGATTGGATAGAGAACAATACTAAGTTTGAATTATATCAAGATTTAAAAGTACTCCATATCGGAACATATTTGAAGGAAGTATGGACGCACCAACTACAAGTTGAGAGATTTGAGATTGAAATTATTGATCAGTCATTACTGAATGTTAATGTTACAAAGAAAAAGTTGATGGATACAGGAATTAATATTTCTATTGGTCAAATGGAATATACTAATCTAATCTATGAAAGTTATACATTTGATCGTGTTTTTTCGAAAATTGCTTTTCAGCTTCAGAGTGCAGAACAACAAATTGAATCATTAAACGAAGCCAGTCGAGTTTTGAAGCCAACCGGCATTCATTATATTTTAGTAAATGAACAAAGTTTGATTAGTAGCTTATATCAATTAATGAATGAGTTCAGTAATGAATTTAATATTATTGATCCTTACCAAAAACATCAGATAGATATTGACCAGCAGTTAAAAATGCTTTATGAACAGATAGACGTGACAGAATATGAGGCGAATCATTTAATCCGTGACGTGAAGCAATGTATGTCTCTGTTTTTATCGTATGAGGATGAGAATTATATCAATTATATTGTGAAGCGTCATTTAGGAAAACAATTTAATGAATTTCTTGAAATGAAGTTTAAAACACAAGGTCCCATTATTTTAAAGAGAAAATTCAGACTATTTAAATGTAAAAATAAAAAGAATCAATTAAAGCAATTTTAG
- a CDS encoding sporulation protein YjcZ translates to MFGNGNSCCFILVLFILLAIIACCCNGGF, encoded by the coding sequence ATGTTTGGAAATGGAAATTCTTGTTGTTTTATCTTAGTTTTATTTATTTTATTGGCAATTATCGCATGCTGCTGTAATGGTGGATTCTAA
- the rbr gene encoding rubrerythrin, translating into MASLKGTETHKNLMRAFAGESQARNRYTFYAGIAQKQGYPLVADVFNYTAEQERMHGKIFFEYLAEEFNGEEIEIDAAYPVDLYQENTVKNLLASVAAESHEHEQVYPTFARVAKEEGFNQIAASFNMIAKIEEIHSKRFAKLAKELEDDTMFKKATPVAWECQVCGHIHYGVAAPTICPVCKHPKGYFKVHGEELTEQK; encoded by the coding sequence ATGGCATCTTTAAAAGGGACTGAAACACATAAAAATTTAATGAGAGCATTCGCGGGAGAATCGCAGGCTAGAAACCGATATACATTTTATGCAGGGATTGCACAAAAACAAGGTTATCCATTAGTAGCGGATGTTTTTAACTATACCGCTGAACAGGAACGTATGCATGGAAAAATCTTTTTTGAGTATTTAGCTGAAGAGTTCAATGGAGAAGAAATTGAGATTGATGCGGCTTATCCTGTTGATTTATATCAAGAAAATACGGTGAAAAACTTATTAGCATCTGTCGCTGCCGAAAGTCATGAACATGAACAAGTTTATCCTACGTTTGCTAGAGTGGCAAAAGAAGAAGGATTTAATCAAATTGCAGCTTCATTTAATATGATTGCTAAAATTGAGGAAATACATAGTAAACGATTTGCGAAATTAGCCAAAGAGTTAGAGGATGACACGATGTTTAAAAAGGCAACTCCCGTTGCCTGGGAGTGTCAAGTTTGTGGGCATATTCATTATGGAGTAGCAGCACCGACTATCTGTCCAGTTTGTAAGCATCCAAAGGGATATTTCAAAGTACATGGAGAAGAGCTAACTGAACAAAAATAG
- a CDS encoding phosphodiester glycosidase family protein, with amino-acid sequence MSRYQNKQKKIWFNIITLNILTLIIGGCAYYYYETSTLIKSLNTKIEQQNQTIDQQHHAQTALIDANHSLQQQLEEALQTKLTLEDENTSQEDQLVALTEQNEQLNQNISSLSSQLDELTKLNEQYIAERPLSVIDLETKYRKLLGEAQTKASELETAKNEVQKEHDKIQNYYNEINEHFYIKDDLKVKLVETRTENQHYWVTEVISSDTTPLKGAMANDTYNGNRETISSMANRLNAVLAINASGFYAKTNKPMGTVVRNGELISLDSAYTEEILSLQSDGNLNFTTVNTEEEFNSGDIEQTFTFGPILIRDGQATQLSDKSRHPRTAIGQLNDNRYVIVVVEGRMEGADGMTLNELQQIFLNLGCKTAYNLDGGGSTSLYFQGKLINTPSDGSERSVVDMIYF; translated from the coding sequence GTGAGCCGTTATCAAAATAAACAAAAAAAGATTTGGTTTAATATTATCACACTTAATATTTTAACTTTAATTATTGGGGGATGCGCGTACTATTATTACGAAACAAGCACACTCATTAAATCATTAAATACTAAAATTGAGCAACAAAATCAAACAATTGATCAACAACATCATGCCCAAACAGCATTAATTGATGCCAATCATTCGCTACAACAACAACTAGAAGAGGCCCTACAAACAAAACTAACATTAGAAGATGAAAATACATCTCAAGAAGATCAACTTGTAGCATTAACTGAGCAAAATGAGCAACTCAATCAGAATATTAGTAGCTTGAGCAGTCAGTTAGATGAACTAACTAAATTAAACGAACAATATATCGCCGAACGACCACTCAGTGTTATAGATCTTGAAACAAAATATCGAAAACTTCTTGGAGAGGCACAAACTAAAGCGAGCGAACTAGAGACAGCAAAAAATGAAGTTCAAAAAGAACATGATAAAATCCAAAACTATTATAATGAAATTAACGAACATTTTTATATTAAAGATGATTTAAAAGTAAAACTTGTTGAAACAAGAACGGAAAATCAGCATTATTGGGTCACTGAAGTGATTTCGTCTGATACCACTCCCCTAAAAGGGGCGATGGCCAATGATACGTACAATGGAAATCGGGAGACTATCTCCTCTATGGCCAATCGTTTAAATGCCGTACTTGCCATTAACGCCTCAGGCTTTTATGCTAAAACAAATAAACCGATGGGAACTGTCGTTCGCAACGGAGAACTTATTAGCCTTGACTCTGCCTATACAGAGGAAATTTTATCTTTACAATCAGATGGCAATTTAAATTTTACAACTGTTAATACAGAAGAAGAATTTAATTCCGGTGATATTGAGCAAACCTTTACTTTTGGTCCTATTCTTATTCGAGATGGACAAGCTACTCAGTTAAGTGATAAAAGTCGTCATCCAAGAACCGCAATTGGTCAACTCAATGATAATCGATATGTGATTGTTGTTGTTGAAGGGCGAATGGAAGGTGCGGATGGAATGACCTTAAATGAACTTCAACAAATTTTTTTAAATCTCGGATGCAAAACTGCCTATAACTTAGATGGTGGTGGATCGACTAGCCTTTACTTCCAAGGAAAATTAATTAACACTCCCTCTGATGGAAGTGAGCGCTCAGTGGTCGATATGATTTATTTCTAA
- a CDS encoding DUF3908 family protein, protein MITISQLRESSMRYIDSQSIALIYMLKALDEILILDNEILVYPKNLYCRDEDLILYIFTPTYQLITITYDLEVIRVVTRSLRYLVKSEYQLAENCHRLILSFADDEIICFQPKKDTTLPYVKEFNSQLVLICRYLQEKY, encoded by the coding sequence ATGATTACGATTAGCCAGTTAAGAGAAAGTTCAATGCGTTATATTGATTCACAATCGATTGCGCTTATTTATATGTTAAAAGCTTTAGATGAAATCCTTATTTTAGATAATGAAATCCTCGTCTATCCTAAAAACTTATACTGTCGTGATGAGGATTTGATTCTTTATATTTTTACGCCAACCTATCAACTCATCACGATTACTTATGATTTAGAAGTGATTCGCGTAGTTACACGAAGTCTTCGTTATCTTGTGAAAAGTGAGTACCAATTAGCTGAGAATTGTCACCGATTAATCTTATCATTTGCTGATGATGAAATTATCTGCTTTCAACCGAAAAAAGATACGACATTACCGTATGTAAAAGAATTTAATTCACAGCTTGTACTGATTTGTAGATATTTACAAGAAAAATATTAA